One stretch of Halobaculum marinum DNA includes these proteins:
- a CDS encoding aryl-sulfate sulfotransferase, giving the protein MSRSRSRTAAALVVAVVFALAVAAVAPAVGASSALGGQSAPAAQSQSLNPCVGTVDAERAPDTTTLVSVQGARGGGKTAALLFGVAPNGSVVGVHNDSADGRWWSYDVDPLPNGELLMATTEPGITVVERIDPATGENTEVTRLQNVEDAHDVDYLGDGEFATVDKGDERNRVLIYDQSGEIVWQWRFDEHTDQFPKDGGGPYGEDWTHVNDVDQIGNDTLLVSVRNFDQVIAIDRDTKEIEWTLGADDDYDVLNEQHNPDYLRGEDGTPTVLVADSENDRVVEYARTADGDWERTWVLEGGGLHEPRDADRLPNGNTLVTDRRGHRVVEVTPRGTVVWEFYTPWQPYDAERVGTDRGSSGPTMRQVGAEGSHEVTGSADFDTADIEACYAYLTSYEGSRLVPDDELWGTGGDLFDAEDATPGDGGSATTGDDGTDDRAWTTVPDESAVDIPGFGVGAALTALATTLAALVVVLRRR; this is encoded by the coding sequence ATGAGCCGCTCTCGCTCGCGCACCGCCGCTGCGCTCGTCGTCGCAGTCGTCTTCGCACTCGCAGTCGCGGCAGTCGCCCCGGCAGTGGGTGCGTCGTCGGCACTCGGCGGGCAGTCTGCGCCAGCAGCCCAGTCGCAGTCGCTCAACCCCTGCGTCGGCACGGTCGACGCCGAGCGCGCGCCCGACACGACGACGCTCGTCTCGGTGCAGGGCGCCCGCGGCGGCGGCAAGACGGCGGCGCTGCTGTTCGGCGTCGCCCCGAACGGCTCGGTCGTCGGCGTCCACAACGACTCCGCCGACGGGCGCTGGTGGTCGTACGACGTCGACCCGCTCCCGAACGGCGAACTGCTGATGGCGACGACGGAGCCTGGGATCACCGTCGTCGAACGCATCGACCCCGCGACCGGCGAGAACACCGAGGTCACGCGCCTCCAGAACGTCGAGGACGCCCACGACGTCGACTACCTCGGCGACGGCGAGTTCGCCACCGTCGACAAGGGTGACGAGCGCAACCGCGTGCTGATCTACGACCAGTCGGGTGAGATCGTCTGGCAGTGGCGCTTCGACGAGCACACCGACCAGTTCCCCAAGGACGGCGGCGGCCCCTACGGCGAGGACTGGACCCACGTCAACGACGTCGACCAGATCGGCAACGACACGCTGCTCGTGTCCGTCCGCAACTTCGACCAGGTGATCGCCATCGACCGCGACACCAAGGAGATCGAGTGGACGCTCGGCGCGGACGACGACTACGACGTGCTGAACGAGCAGCACAACCCCGACTACCTCCGCGGTGAGGACGGCACCCCGACGGTGTTGGTCGCCGACTCCGAGAACGACCGCGTCGTCGAGTACGCCCGGACCGCCGACGGCGACTGGGAGCGCACGTGGGTGCTGGAGGGCGGCGGCCTCCACGAACCGCGCGACGCCGACCGCCTCCCCAACGGCAACACGCTCGTCACCGACCGCCGCGGTCACCGCGTCGTCGAGGTGACGCCCCGCGGCACCGTCGTCTGGGAGTTCTACACGCCGTGGCAGCCGTACGACGCCGAACGCGTCGGCACCGACCGCGGCTCCTCCGGCCCGACCATGCGGCAGGTCGGCGCCGAGGGGAGCCACGAGGTGACCGGCAGCGCCGACTTCGACACCGCCGACATCGAGGCGTGCTACGCGTACCTCACGAGCTACGAGGGGAGTCGGCTCGTCCCCGACGACGAACTGTGGGGCACCGGCGGCGACCTGTTCGACGCCGAGGACGCGACGCCCGGCGACGGCGGGTCTGCCACCACCGGCGACGACGGCACCGACGACCGGGCGTGGACGACAGTCCCCGACGAGTCGGCAGTCGACATCCCCGGCTTCGGCGTCGGCGCGGCGCTGACGGCGCTGGCGACGACGCTGGCGGCGCTCGTGGTCGTGTTGCGACGGCGGTGA